The following proteins are co-located in the Scylla paramamosain isolate STU-SP2022 chromosome 37, ASM3559412v1, whole genome shotgun sequence genome:
- the LOC135091554 gene encoding uncharacterized protein LOC135091554 — protein MDAQETLGEKGKAKEKLTKNKKRRLESLEDCTSHEKTVTEGCAEMKHRASRREHKNQRDGNDIKGKKTMSNKKRQRQVTDDDEKQDKKRKRLDTEDDEKQDRKRKRQVKDDDAKQDKKRKRLDTEDDEKQDKKRQRQVKDDDAKQDKKRKRQDAEDDEKQAKKSRGEGRRERKKGGRWSAVNALSTASRDGR, from the exons ATGGACGCCCAAGAGACCCTCGGTGAGAAGGGGAAGGCTAAGGAGAAACtaaccaagaacaagaagaggcggCTGGAGAGCCTCGAAGACTGCACCAGCCACGAGAAGACGGTCACTGAAGGCTGTGCAGAGATGAAACATCGCGCGAGCCGGCGAGAACACAAAAATCAGAGGGACGGGAATGACATCAAAGGCAAGAAAACGATGAGC aacaagaagaggcagaggcaggttacggacgatgacgagaagcaggacaagaagaggaagaggctagaCACGGAagacgacgagaagcaggacaggaagaggaagaggcaggttaagGACGACGACgcgaagcaggacaagaagaggaagaggctagacacggaggacgacgagaagcaggacaagaagaggcagaggcaggttaAGGACGACGACgcgaagcaggacaagaagaggaagaggcaggacgcggaggacgacgagaagcaggcaaagaagagcaggggggagggcaggagagaacgaaagaaggggggaagatggagtgctgtcaatgcgttaaGCACGGCAtcaagagatggaagatga
- the LOC135091526 gene encoding uncharacterized protein LOC135091526: MGHLSGAGTQLLQEWRDLGVLSLAVCDQDAQEVLAAISAVHVSLPRLHILCLHVPVGAVRTQACTTRLPGCPGVFLVLSGVDERLLEEAAQIAQLLQPTQRP, translated from the exons ATGGGTCACTTAAGTGGTGCCGGCACacagctgctgcaggagtggCGGGACCTGGGGGTGCTCAGCCTGGCCGTGTGTGACCAAGACGCCCAAGAGGTTCTGGCCGCCATCAGCGCCGTCCACGTGTCATTGCCTCGGCTACACATCCTCT GCCTACACGTCCCCGTGGGTGCCGTGAGGACACAGGCGTGCACCACACGGCTGCCTGGCTGCCCAGGGGTGTTCCTCGTGTTGTCTGGCGTGGACGagaggctgctggaggaggcggcCCAGATAGCACAGCTCCTGCAGCCCACACAGCGCCCGTGA